From a single Sorghum bicolor cultivar BTx623 chromosome 5, Sorghum_bicolor_NCBIv3, whole genome shotgun sequence genomic region:
- the LOC8071551 gene encoding uncharacterized protein LOC8071551: MATVPHMVRHNDGSSLFLLARVSLDGLFSSPPSVSLSPSPLARVGQRRGRTSSEDRKPVGAGSPPPAAAAAVAAAHKIQLKSADMKEEMQQEAFEIAHVAFKKHSMEKDIAEYIKKEFDKNYGPTWHCIVGRNFDLRHDGCQATTCYSSTVV, from the exons ATGGCGACGGTGCCCCACATGGTGCGGCACAACGATGGctcctccctcttcctcctcgcGCGGGTGAGTCTCGATGGTCTCTTCTCTTCCCCTCCCTCTGTCTCTCTCTCCCCATCTCCCCTGGCGCGGGTAGGGCAGCGGCGTGGGCGGACCTCCTCCGAGGACCGCAAGCCGGTGGGCGCGGGGTCCCCGCcgccggccgcggccgcggcggtggcggcggcgcacaAGATCCAGCTCAAGAGCGCCGACATGAAGGAGGAGATGCAGCAGGAGGCCTTCGAAATTGCCCACGTC GCGTTCAAGAAGCACAGCATGGAGAAGGACATCGCGGAGTACATAAAGAAGGAGTTCGACAAGAACTACGGCCCAACCTGGCACTGCATCGTCGGCCGCAACTTCG ACCTAAGACATGATGGTTGCCAGGCTACAACCTGCTATTCAAGCACAGTTGTGTAG